A region of Candidatus Lokiarchaeota archaeon DNA encodes the following proteins:
- a CDS encoding leucine-rich repeat protein has product MTEIALEYGTEEGQSRVEIFDSSTREISLSMHQISSVDLAPVRHLTKLKSIDLSENSLHTIDLQPISSCLHIENLSLACNQLECIDLDPLRDCTNLRVLRLDFNLLEQVDLNPLGFLESLEVLRLGANKLQSVNLNSLANCESLVYLSLWGNKLRFLNLGSLSACVALEEMYLSQNRLKVLDFSPLSTCSSLRKIGVSRNQLQEIDLHPLGNCAHLQELNLSKNALQSLDIDSLWSCKQLEMLNISENDLDQIDITSLILCNNFRELYLDMDTGITLLSRATFEKEEIHIASRYPTIIDDSHSSANVSYDTPIQIQNLDIIKGLAPILQLHEPKWKTFHSIQCMPTSIGLDGLGLLDINFHQFHSLLKESDISALSRRLIQAFCEQVENNGTTIGLDIENFGSKNSEISRIIPRIVKLRRREMLSSGVIAYPNHNKIDLRHLWLTAYGCSILSRRSIGIYCTESEFKCVSEAVENTGFEVRIAYDESELSTPTEMSRLMKQYIWKIAELSSSYLV; this is encoded by the coding sequence ATGACTGAAATAGCCCTCGAATACGGAACAGAAGAGGGCCAATCCAGGGTGGAAATCTTTGATTCTAGCACGCGTGAAATTAGTCTCAGTATGCATCAAATATCATCTGTGGACCTAGCACCTGTAAGACACCTCACCAAATTGAAGAGTATCGATTTGAGCGAAAATAGTCTTCACACTATAGACCTCCAACCGATATCTAGCTGCCTCCATATTGAAAATCTTTCATTAGCATGCAATCAGCTAGAATGCATAGACCTAGATCCTCTGAGAGACTGCACAAACCTCCGAGTTCTGCGGCTGGATTTCAACTTGCTTGAGCAAGTTGACCTTAACCCTTTGGGTTTTTTAGAATCTCTCGAGGTACTTAGGCTTGGAGCAAACAAGCTTCAGAGTGTAAATCTGAACTCATTAGCAAACTGCGAGAGTTTAGTTTACCTTTCTCTTTGGGGCAACAAATTGAGATTTTTGAATTTAGGTTCTCTAAGTGCTTGTGTTGCTCTTGAAGAAATGTACCTAAGTCAAAATAGATTAAAGGTTCTAGACTTCTCTCCCTTAAGCACATGTAGTAGTCTGCGGAAAATAGGGGTTAGTCGGAACCAGCTTCAGGAAATAGACCTCCACCCTCTTGGCAATTGTGCTCATTTGCAGGAACTGAACCTAAGCAAGAACGCATTGCAATCTCTGGATATTGATTCATTATGGAGTTGCAAACAATTAGAAATGCTGAATATATCGGAAAACGACTTAGACCAAATAGATATCACATCTCTTATCCTGTGTAATAATTTCCGTGAGCTCTACCTCGACATGGATACGGGGATCACACTCCTGAGTAGGGCGACCTTTGAAAAAGAGGAAATTCATATTGCTTCTAGGTATCCTACCATAATAGATGATTCCCATTCTTCTGCTAATGTTTCATACGACACCCCCATCCAAATACAGAACCTGGATATCATCAAGGGTCTTGCTCCCATTTTGCAGTTACATGAACCGAAATGGAAAACATTTCACTCAATTCAGTGTATGCCTACGTCAATTGGTCTTGACGGTCTCGGTCTTCTAGATATCAACTTTCATCAATTTCATTCGCTACTGAAAGAATCAGATATCTCCGCTCTTTCACGCAGACTCATTCAAGCTTTTTGTGAACAAGTAGAGAATAATGGTACAACAATAGGGCTTGATATAGAGAACTTCGGTTCAAAGAACTCCGAAATAAGCCGCATTATTCCTAGGATTGTCAAATTAAGACGTAGAGAAATGCTATCATCAGGAGTTATTGCTTATCCAAACCACAATAAAATAGACCTTAGACATCTTTGGTTGACAGCCTATGGGTGTAGCATATTGTCAAGGCGCAGCATTGGAATATACTGTACGGAATCTGAGTTCAAATGTGTTTCAGAAGCAGTTGAAAATACCGGTTTTGAGGTGCGAATTGCCTACGATGAAAGCGAACTATCCACTCCAACTGAAATGTCTCGCCTTATGAAACAGTATATTTGGAAGATTGCTGAATTAAGTAGTTCTTACCTTGTGTAA
- a CDS encoding DUF2088 domain-containing protein — MKYYKTPLKYGSTTVDRFIPKSIENVSVLDVEAYDRPFNDVVEKLHDVLANPIESPPLEEVLDDVYEDGETVMLIIDDNTRPNIHTRALLGPLTHKLLDYGVKREDIKIIIASGSHTQPTPESIENKILQTELYNEWKDSILIHDCDSGNKHLGKSPRGTPIYIDERVLDSCLVIPLSDSEYHYFAGQAGTVKLFCPGVAGRETIRVNHPRMFDLEKGFVDGCRLGNTEGNPVIQDMIDIAERVGKDLPMFCIDTIVHNGEIVYMQAGDLIACHEAAAEPLHRLRVVEVEEPADIVFTSVGELGLNLYQAGKGIHASWNAVRHDLDGWIVLLAPCEEGIGSMGYEEAMQETKDMVVKDALKHVIKTYCTEETFKIGNQKPPDLFRILLDVAERNIKLVTELDPDMLSEVYRMDGRNPESCEEAQGVLREIMKEFLDEHPDPTVYVLNDPGLLVNVKNR; from the coding sequence ATGAAATACTACAAAACGCCGCTCAAGTATGGTTCTACTACCGTAGACCGTTTTATTCCAAAATCCATTGAAAATGTCAGTGTACTAGACGTGGAGGCGTACGACCGCCCCTTCAATGATGTTGTCGAGAAGCTGCACGACGTCTTGGCCAATCCGATAGAATCTCCGCCTCTAGAAGAGGTGCTGGATGATGTCTATGAGGACGGCGAAACTGTTATGCTGATTATTGATGACAATACTCGCCCCAATATCCACACTCGAGCACTTCTGGGACCGCTAACCCATAAACTGCTGGATTATGGTGTGAAGAGAGAGGATATCAAAATCATAATTGCCAGCGGTTCTCATACGCAACCAACACCAGAAAGCATCGAGAACAAAATCCTTCAAACCGAACTTTACAATGAATGGAAAGACAGCATACTGATCCATGATTGTGATTCTGGAAACAAACATCTTGGAAAGAGCCCACGGGGAACACCAATCTACATAGATGAACGTGTTCTTGATTCATGTCTCGTAATTCCACTCAGCGATTCCGAATATCACTACTTTGCAGGCCAAGCTGGAACTGTCAAACTGTTTTGCCCTGGTGTTGCAGGAAGAGAAACCATACGAGTGAACCACCCACGCATGTTTGACCTTGAGAAGGGTTTCGTTGATGGATGTAGGCTGGGCAATACTGAAGGCAATCCCGTGATTCAAGACATGATTGATATTGCAGAACGGGTCGGCAAGGATCTTCCCATGTTCTGTATTGACACTATCGTTCATAATGGTGAAATTGTCTATATGCAAGCTGGTGATTTGATTGCCTGTCATGAAGCCGCGGCTGAACCTTTGCATCGGCTCAGAGTGGTCGAAGTAGAAGAACCTGCTGACATCGTTTTCACCTCGGTTGGAGAACTGGGACTCAATCTGTATCAGGCAGGGAAAGGCATTCACGCTTCTTGGAATGCTGTACGGCATGACCTCGATGGCTGGATTGTCCTTCTAGCTCCGTGTGAGGAGGGCATTGGCAGCATGGGATACGAAGAAGCCATGCAGGAAACCAAAGATATGGTTGTGAAAGACGCACTGAAGCATGTAATCAAAACATACTGCACAGAAGAGACCTTCAAGATAGGTAATCAGAAACCACCGGATCTATTCCGGATTCTCTTGGATGTGGCTGAAAGAAACATCAAACTGGTAACTGAGCTGGATCCAGATATGCTGAGCGAAGTATATCGAATGGATGGAAGGAACCCAGAAAGCTGTGAAGAAGCTCAGGGAGTTCTGAGGGAAATTATGAAGGAATTCTTGGATGAACACCCAGATCCCACTGTGTATGTGCTCAATGACCCCGGTCTGCTAGTAAATGTAAAGAATCGGTAG